A genomic stretch from Acetobacter ascendens includes:
- a CDS encoding helix-turn-helix domain-containing protein, whose translation MTRALSADLRRRTIAAVASGMTRRAAAVRFGVSSSSVIRWVAEWQASGRDHALKQGGDRRSHRIEAWSTFLLAAIETKADISLVELAETLAAEHGVRFAPSTIWRCLDRHDMTIKKNGARQRADTARRRTAARGLV comes from the coding sequence ATGACCCGAGCCCTGTCTGCTGACCTTCGCCGCCGCACGATTGCGGCTGTTGCCTCTGGCATGACCCGTCGTGCGGCGGCGGTTCGTTTTGGTGTGTCTTCGTCGAGCGTTATCCGCTGGGTTGCTGAGTGGCAGGCCAGCGGTCGTGACCATGCGCTTAAACAGGGCGGCGATCGCCGTTCTCACCGGATTGAAGCGTGGTCAACCTTCCTGCTGGCCGCGATTGAAACAAAGGCCGATATTTCCCTTGTCGAACTGGCGGAGACACTTGCAGCGGAACACGGTGTCCGCTTTGCGCCGAGCACGATCTGGCGCTGTCTCGACCGTCACGACATGACCATCAAAAAAAACGGCGCACGCCAGCGAGCAGACACGGCCCGACGTCGCACAGCAGCGCGAGGCCTGGTTTGA
- the nuoF gene encoding NADH-quinone oxidoreductase subunit NuoF — MLQDKDRIFTNLYGQNDWRLPAARKRGGWENTADIIAKGRDAVVAEMKASGLRGRGGAGFPTGLKWSFMPKKSDGRPHYLVINGDESEPGTCKDREVMRHEPHKLIESAMIASFAMGAHASYIYIRGEFCREAERLQAAIDEAYAAGLLGKNAAGSGWDFDFRIHRGAGAYICGEETALLESLEGKKGQPRMKPPFPAGAGLYGCPTTVNNVESIAVTSTIMRRGAAWFSGLGRPNNAGTKLMAISGHVNTPCVFEEELGVPLKEIIEKHGGGVRGGWDNLLAVIPGGCSVPVLPKSICETVLMDYDSLRAERSGLGTACMIVMDKSTDIIEAIARFSKFFKHESCGQCTPCREGTGWMMRMMNRMVQGTAEIEEIDLLEQVTKQVEGHTICALGDAAAWPIQGLIRHFRPEMEARIRQYKAAYGGTGLVQVPAGGVPVVAE, encoded by the coding sequence ATGCTTCAGGATAAAGACCGTATCTTCACCAATCTTTATGGCCAGAATGATTGGCGTTTGCCCGCAGCGCGTAAACGGGGAGGCTGGGAGAATACAGCAGATATTATCGCAAAAGGGCGAGATGCAGTCGTGGCGGAAATGAAAGCGTCTGGCCTGCGCGGGCGGGGTGGGGCGGGCTTTCCCACCGGGTTAAAGTGGTCATTCATGCCCAAAAAGTCTGATGGCCGCCCCCATTATCTCGTTATTAATGGAGATGAATCAGAACCCGGCACCTGTAAGGACCGGGAAGTTATGCGGCATGAACCACATAAGCTGATAGAGAGCGCAATGATTGCCTCTTTCGCTATGGGGGCGCATGCATCTTATATTTATATCCGTGGCGAATTTTGTAGAGAAGCCGAGCGCCTTCAGGCAGCTATAGATGAGGCTTACGCGGCTGGTTTACTCGGAAAAAATGCTGCTGGTAGCGGATGGGATTTTGATTTCCGTATCCATCGTGGTGCTGGCGCATATATTTGTGGGGAAGAAACAGCTCTACTGGAAAGCTTGGAAGGCAAAAAAGGCCAACCCCGTATGAAGCCCCCGTTTCCGGCAGGGGCTGGGTTGTATGGTTGCCCAACCACAGTAAATAATGTGGAAAGCATAGCTGTTACCTCCACCATTATGCGGCGTGGGGCTGCCTGGTTTTCTGGCTTAGGGCGGCCCAATAATGCAGGCACAAAACTTATGGCCATTTCCGGCCATGTGAATACACCTTGTGTGTTTGAAGAAGAATTAGGCGTTCCACTTAAAGAGATTATTGAAAAACATGGCGGTGGCGTGCGCGGTGGGTGGGATAATCTGCTGGCCGTTATTCCCGGTGGTTGCTCTGTTCCTGTGCTGCCCAAATCTATCTGTGAAACTGTGTTGATGGATTACGATAGTTTGCGTGCAGAACGTTCCGGTTTAGGTACGGCTTGCATGATTGTAATGGATAAATCCACAGATATTATTGAAGCCATCGCGCGTTTTTCAAAGTTCTTTAAACATGAAAGCTGCGGGCAGTGCACGCCATGTCGGGAAGGCACCGGGTGGATGATGCGCATGATGAACCGCATGGTGCAGGGCACAGCCGAAATAGAAGAAATTGATCTGCTGGAGCAGGTGACCAAGCAGGTGGAAGGCCATACTATTTGTGCGCTGGGTGACGCCGCAGCATGGCCCATTCAGGGGCTGATCCGGCATTTCCGGCCAGAAATGGAAGCCCGAATTCGGCAGTACAAGGCTGCGTATGGTGGCACTGGCTTGGTGCAGGTGCCTGCGGGCGGTGTGCCTGTGGTGGCGGAGTAA
- a CDS encoding NADH-quinone oxidoreductase subunit D: MTEVKNTFIETADTVLRQDVPESLVPEKVAEEEPRKVVEIDSHALNFGPQHPSAHGVLRLVLEMEGEVVARAVPHIGLLHRGTEKLIEYKTYQKALPYFDRLDYVSPMCEEQAFALATEKLLGIEIPERAKWLRVMFAEITRVLNHILNLTAMGLDCGAVTPALWGYEEREKLLEFYEAASGARFHANYFRPGGVARDVPAELEDKIGVWAKEFPKWIDELEGLLTENRIWKQRTVGIGVFTTEQALAWGFSGPCLRASGVPWDLRRNQPYDNYHKVKFNVPVARQGDCYDRYLVRVAEMRESVKIIEQCLAQIRPGDVKVQDPKFSPPPRAEMKRSMEALIHHFKLFSEGYHVPPGATYTAVESPKGEFGVYLVADGSNRPYRCKIRPTGFAHLQAIDELSRRGMLADIVAIIGSLDLVFGEVDR; encoded by the coding sequence ATGACTGAAGTAAAAAACACCTTTATCGAAACAGCAGATACTGTGCTGCGCCAAGATGTTCCAGAAAGTCTTGTGCCAGAAAAGGTGGCAGAAGAAGAACCACGCAAGGTTGTGGAAATTGATTCTCACGCACTGAATTTTGGGCCTCAGCATCCATCTGCGCATGGTGTGTTGCGCTTGGTTCTGGAGATGGAAGGCGAGGTGGTGGCACGTGCTGTGCCTCATATTGGGCTTTTGCATCGTGGCACAGAAAAGCTGATAGAATACAAAACTTATCAGAAAGCTCTGCCGTATTTTGATCGGCTGGATTACGTTTCTCCGATGTGTGAGGAGCAAGCATTTGCACTGGCAACGGAAAAACTTCTAGGCATTGAAATTCCGGAACGTGCCAAGTGGCTGCGTGTCATGTTTGCGGAAATCACGCGTGTTCTGAACCACATTCTCAACCTTACAGCTATGGGGCTAGATTGTGGGGCCGTTACCCCTGCTTTGTGGGGGTATGAAGAACGCGAAAAACTTCTGGAGTTTTACGAGGCAGCATCTGGCGCACGGTTTCATGCCAATTATTTTCGCCCCGGTGGTGTAGCACGTGATGTTCCTGCAGAGTTGGAAGATAAAATAGGTGTATGGGCCAAAGAGTTTCCAAAATGGATTGATGAACTCGAAGGTTTGCTGACTGAAAACCGTATCTGGAAACAGCGCACTGTTGGTATTGGCGTTTTTACAACAGAGCAAGCATTAGCTTGGGGCTTTAGCGGACCGTGTTTGCGTGCCTCTGGTGTGCCGTGGGATCTGCGTCGTAATCAGCCCTATGACAATTATCACAAAGTTAAATTCAATGTGCCGGTAGCGCGGCAGGGCGATTGTTATGATCGGTATTTGGTACGTGTTGCGGAAATGCGTGAAAGCGTCAAGATTATTGAGCAATGCCTAGCCCAGATACGCCCTGGAGACGTAAAGGTGCAGGACCCCAAGTTCAGCCCGCCACCACGCGCAGAAATGAAGCGTTCTATGGAAGCGCTCATTCATCACTTCAAGTTGTTTAGCGAAGGGTATCACGTACCCCCCGGTGCAACCTATACAGCGGTAGAAAGTCCTAAAGGAGAGTTTGGGGTGTATCTGGTTGCTGATGGAAGCAACCGACCTTATCGCTGCAAAATTCGCCCAACAGGATTTGCTCATCTTCAGGCCATTGATGAATTGTCTCGCCGCGGTATGCTGGCAGACATAGTGGCCATTATCGGATCGCTTGATCTTGTGTTCGGGGAGGTTGACCGATGA